Genomic DNA from Cucurbita pepo subsp. pepo cultivar mu-cu-16 chromosome LG13, ASM280686v2, whole genome shotgun sequence:
TATGGAATTGGAATATAATTTACCAAATTCTAAGGAATAAATGCCATAAATTTtgcattaaaataaatatattataaatacacaaaaaataattaacatttaataataacaaaacaagaaccGTAAATATTGGTTAATTAGCATTTATCAACACAATTTTAACATAACCACACATTAAATTGAcgaatttaaaagaaaaaaaaaaaagacccaaaaaaggagaaaaattgTGTGGATAAATGCTACATAATCAaagatgaaattcaaaatattaccatttcatctataaaaaaaaaacccaaaatattaaaaaaaaaaattataataatgtttttgcattttaaaaaaaatatatatttttacaatttgTAAATGATGAGAAAACAAGGGAGAACCGCACGCGAGTCCAACACCAATAACTCGCCGTTATCCCCACTCACTGAGTCGACTCCAACTCCGTCTTCCATAAACGGGTCGGGTTTCATCACTTGTTTTGACACCCGACCGGCGATTACCCGACATACCAACATCGCccttctccctctccctccccCACCGTTCTCGTGGGCCACTCCGCTACCGGCGAAAGTACAAATTGCTGCTACCGATGACGACCCTTTCACTCCAGGGAAGCTCCACGCGCCGCCGTATCCATCGTATTTTGCGCAGTCGGATGTTGGACCCATGCAATGAAACCTCATTACCTCGTTCCCATCAGCGACGCAACGGGCATTCTCCTCGTCGGCGGGACATCCCATCGCCGCTTTATCTTTGACCATTTCGCGATACTCTTCAAACCGAGCCACCGTCTTGGACCCATTCTGGACCTTGAAAATCATCTCGATCCGACCCGTAAACGCCTTCGGGCTCCAGCTAGTGTGGAAGATTATCTCAACCACGCTCCGGGAATGGTGCCCCTCCGGCAACTCCGAAAGCGCCGGAAAGATAAGATCGTCGGCCCTAATTATCGGACGAGACGAAACGCTCGTTCTCGGCCGGATGCAGGGACTCAAACCGGGTTCCGATTTCAAGAGTCTCGGGTTTTTGGGAACCGGTTTTTTCTCCGGTGGCGAGTGATTGGGGTtctttttcttggatttggTGGTTTCGACGACGTCTTTGAGGCTCTGAACGCTCTTCCGGCAACTGGCGCTGGGGATTAGATTTTTAGGGGTTGGATGATAAACGTCTTGGAAGGCTCTGGATTTGCAGTGAAGTGATTTGACCCACGCCATAAACGGAGCTCAATGAAACACCGCCGTCGTCGTTGCCGGAGATTCGccggaattttttttttctctctctggaaaaagaaaaagggtcaAGTTGGGTATTGGGTCTGTCTCATTCTCCGTCGCTCTGTGTAAAAGAAGTGGAAACGGAAGGAACACTCGCAGGCGCCATAATAAATGGAGCCTTTTATTCACTACACCTCTGCACCCATCTCCAAATGACTAAATTGCCCCTCatctcaatttttcttttttctttttcttctaattatattaaaatttcgggtttaatttattaattaatttattttcaaattcaataactACGgcaattttaatcttttatttttcttattttgtttttttaaatttgttgatttaagttgaagtttaaatttgtaagtaatttttttgataaattttaaatatttcaatttcttataagacataaaattcacatttttaaattttatgaaaacaaattaaaaaaaaaattatcaactaaacttaaaatttaatctttattattttattaaattaattatatatcacttgaaaataaaatagattttgtaaatcaatatacaaaattaagtgtatatttatatttatttattattgttttggtGATGGTCTTATCTTTAGCCACGTGGACCGGTCTGATTTTCTCTAGCagaggagaacaaaaagaaataagttttgtttttcagaGGCTTTTGTGGTCcccactttcttttctttttttttttttttctctttaccGTTGGATTCATTTGGATCCACATGATTAGGTATTGATGGTGATTAACGTTAGGCCCTAATCGCACTTGATTATAACTCTTAATCtcgaattattttatttttaaaaaaattaaatttacacctttttcaaatttatgtataataaatttgagaaatttaaaacatttaaaaccctaaaagttaaaattttaattttgatgaattaaaaaattaaaacggatcttatttttaatttattattatacgTTTTGTTTTGAGAGTgcaaacaaattaattataattaagctcattaattttattttctcttcccctttctctctctattcaataatatttaatttccatcaatttcattctcttcGGTTAACAAAATTGACcgtaaataaatacatattttttttttataaatatattcataattaattttgtgatGCTATTTTGTCTATTTTCTCCACTAGAAAAATCTTTTTCGATGTGACACatcaaaagaattattttttataataaaaattttaaatctggTCCAGCCGATATGATTGGCcaaaaaatacttcatttttaatatatatatttggattttatttatttatttatttacgaTATTGTGGGGgtggttttaattattatttttatttaaaaaaaaggatttttatgggatgaaatgaaatgtatgCGTGGATGTTGGAATTTGAGCTATTAGACAgagaattgaatttgaaacaaaattggtCAACTGAGTTTGAGGAGACAAACACTTTAATTTCGCATTTATGTCTCAAACCCCACTTCCCACTTCcacttctttttcaattataacTTTAACCACCTACTTCTTTCTTacttactttaaaaaaaattaccataaaagttacttttatcattttacCTCCCTAACTAGGTCATACATGTTTCGTCGATTTAGGTGGTGAGGAGTTAAATTACGATGTAGGCAAGAATAGAAAATACGTAGTGATGGATGAAGATGAATACAATAAACTAGTCGTAGATAGCTTTGTCGGTCCCTTCGAGGGTCTTATGATGTTGGAGATGAAAAGGATCGGGA
This window encodes:
- the LOC111808515 gene encoding uncharacterized protein LOC111808515, yielding MAWVKSLHCKSRAFQDVYHPTPKNLIPSASCRKSVQSLKDVVETTKSKKKNPNHSPPEKKPVPKNPRLLKSEPGLSPCIRPRTSVSSRPIIRADDLIFPALSELPEGHHSRSVVEIIFHTSWSPKAFTGRIEMIFKVQNGSKTVARFEEYREMVKDKAAMGCPADEENARCVADGNEVMRFHCMGPTSDCAKYDGYGGAWSFPGVKGSSSVAAICTFAGSGVAHENGGGGRGRRAMLVCRVIAGRVSKQVMKPDPFMEDGVGVDSVSGDNGELLVLDSRAVLPCFLIIYKL